A window of the Lactuca sativa cultivar Salinas chromosome 5, Lsat_Salinas_v11, whole genome shotgun sequence genome harbors these coding sequences:
- the LOC111892102 gene encoding RNA demethylase ALKBH10B — protein MAPAAGVSPVSDRVPVMMPAAAVQPTALMSEAFAKDAIISWFRGEFAAANAIIDALCGHLSQFEGGRCEYESVFAAIHRRRLNWIPILQMQKYFSIADVTHELQKVAEVKEKLRSVEKIVEENVSSPVIETKREILEEKSMDVDGNGVGEVVDDDFANDNSPKSGITDAGSEQPDMVVEQESTEICSNQQDWEARRAEIKMTKGFVAKESVKGHMVNVVRGLKMYEDILNKSELSKLTEYVTELRVAGQNGELSGETFIMYNQQSKTIKRELIQFGAPIFGQIKDDASTKSQESNIDPIPAPLEGVIDHLIQFHLISENRRPNSCIINFFDEGEFSQPFLKPPHLEQPISTLLLSESTMAFGRTLVCDNDGNYKGPLMLSLNQGALLVMRGNSADMARHVMCQSPTKRISITFFKVRMEDRNPPPKDHQIPMSGAMTVWQPNVPTPLITQNGYESIHVLPKWGAIRAPQLLMLAPVRPMVMSPRRLPRGGTGVFLPWNGGSRKPAKHLPPRAQRGRLLALPPPSPEPHKMDRTPDSGSGITVA, from the exons ATGGCGCCGGCAGCCGGCGTTTCTCCAGTGTCGGATCGAGTGCCGGTGATGATGCCGGCAGCGGCGGTACAGCCTACGGCCTTGATGTCCGAGGCATTCGCGAAGGATGCGATAATCTCGTGGTTCCGAGGTGAGTTCGCCGCAGCGAACGCGATCATCGATGCATTGTGTGGTCATTTGTCCCAGTTTGAAGGTGGACGATGTGAGTATGAGTCGGTGTTTGCGGCTATACATCGACGCCGGTTGAATTGGATCCCGATTCTTCAGATGCAGAAGTATTTTTCTATCGCCGATGTGACGCACGAGCTACAGAAAGTTGCGGAGGTGAAAGAGAAGTTAAGAAGCGTTGAGAAGATCGTGGAAGAAAATGTTTCTTCGCCTGTGATAGAGACGAAACGTgagattttggaagagaaatCCATGGACGTCGATGGAAACGGCGTTGgtgaggttgttgatgatgattTCGCCAATGATAATTCGCCAAAGAGCGGGATTACTGATGCAG GATCTGAGCAACCGGATATGGTGGTGGAACAGGAAAGCACTGAGATATGCTCAAACCAACAAGATTGGGAAGCACGACGTGCCGAAATCAAGATGACTAAAGGATTTGTAGCCAAAGAATCCGTCAAAGGCCATATG GTGAATGTTGTGAGAGGGTTGAAGATGTATGAAGACATACTGAACAAAAGCGAGCTATCTAAGTTGACTGAATATGTAACTGAACTCCGAGTTGCTGGCCAAAATGGTGAACTCTCAG GTGAGACGTTTATCATGTACAACCAACAATCCAAAACAATCAAAAGAGAGCTCATTCAGTTTGGTGCTCCTATTTTTGGACAGATTAAAGATGATGCTTCAACTAAATCACAAGAAA GCAACATCGACCCGATTCCCGCTCCTCTTGAAGGTGTCATTGATCATCTAATCCAATTCCACCTCATTTCAGAAAACAGACGTCCAAACAGTTGTATCATTAACTTTTTCGACGAG GGAGAATTTTCACAGCCTTTCTTGAAGCCACCTCACCTAGAGCAACCAATCTCAACTCTTCTTCTATCCGAATCAACAATGGCTTTTGGACGTACTCTAGTCTGCGATAACGATGGAAACTACAAAGGACCGCTCATGCTTTCTCTAAACCAAGG GGCACTCCTAGTGATGCGAGGAAACAGCGCTGACATGGCACGCCACGTCATGTGTCAATCTCCGACTAAAAGAATAAGTATCACATTTTTCAAAGTGCGAATGGAAGATAGAAACCCCCCACCAAAAGACCATCAAATTCCAATGTCTGGAGCGATGACAGTATGGCAGCCAAACGTTCCAACTCCATTGATCACACAAAACGGATACGAATCGATCCATGTTCTCCCGAAATGGGGTGCGATCCGGGCCCCACAGCTTCTAATGTTGGCACCGGTTCGACCAATGGTAATGAGCCCACGAAGGCTGCCACGTGGCGGTACAGGTGTTTTCTTACCGTGGAACGGTGGGTCCAGAAAACCTGCGAAACATCTACCGCCACGTGCTCAGAGAGGACGGCTCCTTGCACTCCCGCCACCGTCCCCTGAGCCACATAAAATGGACCGAACCCCTGATTCGGGCTCGGGCATCACTGTGGCTTGA